The sequence GAGAAATAGAGGCAGTTTCAATTGTTTCGGATGTATCATTTCGGGCTAATAATTTCAAACTACCATCTTCGTTCGTATCTCCTACTTGGTATTCCCACTCTCCGTCAGTTTCCTCTTCCTCATTTTCTTCAGATTCGCTTTCATCACTAGAGGTTGTTTCGCTCTCTGCATTTTCAGTTGTTTCTTGTTCTGTGTCGTTGTTTTTGTCGGATGCATTCGTGTCTTCACTGCCTCCGCAAGCGGAGAGGGTGATGGCGCTTACTAAACCGAGTGTGACGAATAAGTAATTTTTCTTCATTTCTTTCCCCTTTTTCATTATGTAAATTTTGTTGCAAACTTAGTATAAAGGAAATGGGAAATCAGTTGTACCTGTTCAACGAAAAAAGACGCTATTTTTAAAAGAAAGTGACTAAAGTCCTGTGTTTTATGTAATTTATAGGATTTTTGATGTTTAAATAAGGGACTATACTATCTGTTCGGGATAATCGACATTACCTAATTAGGTATATTGGGGAATTTACTGATTAGTTACAAAAACGGTTTAAGCTGTGGAAAGGGGAAAAAGGGGATGGGTAGGCGGCAAGAGCCGCCTGTAAGTTTATTCTCTGTTAAATGCATTTGTAATTTCGTTGATTTCTTGTTCGATCTCGCAAAAGATGGATTCGGTCACCGCTTCTAACTCTTCACGTCTAGGATCGTCTTCTTTCATCTGGCCGAAAACGAAAAGATTTTTCATGATCACACCTCCTCATCCAATAGGATAGTGTGTGACGTAAGGGAACTGTCAACTGTCACGCCAACTTTTGTGCTTAGTATCCAAACGGAAGAAAGCAGTTATTTTTTTCCAACTGTTCGTTTCGCTGCTCTAAACTTTTGATTTTTTCATCTTGTGTTTTGGCATAAGTAAAGGCAATAGCCGATACAGCAAATGCAGCTCCTGTTATAACTGGAGCAACAGCAGAAAAAATATCCATAAAATCACCTCTTTTTTTCGATATTGAAAGCGAATCGATTAACCTAATTACAAAAAGGCACAAAGTTAAAACAAAACAGCGAAAAGGTTTATGTAAATCTTTAATAAGTTGTGTAATCGAAACGAGAGTAACGACGTCTAGTTGTTGGCTGCATGAAGAGTATTTATGCTAAACTGGATGCATGTATATTATGAGACGAGTTTTCATCATTGCCATGATCGTAGTGCTAGTATTACTACTAATATCGACCTTTACTGGGATAGGTGAAGAGATACGACATCCAGTAACGCAATATGCTGTCCTTATTTCAGGCTTTGGCTACGCTATTCTATTCGTAATAATGAAAAGAAAAAAGGACACAATTGGATAAATTAGCGAAAGCCATCTTGAGATGGAATATTCCGCTTTAGTTAATGCCCTGATAAACTTCGTACGACGACGTTCTAAAAGGGATGGAAGCCGAGGCGCTGTCTTTTTATGGGTTATCATAAGGCAAAAGAGGTGATTATAATGGAATATAACACAATATTGTTACCGGTTGCGGATAGCAAGAAGAATACGGCTCAGATCGGTGACACGCTAAATGAAATGGCTAAGGAAGGCTGGGAGCTAATCACGCTTGAGGCCCAACAAAGTTATGGCGGAACTGACGGAAATCTAGCTGTATTTAAACGGAATACATAAGGGGGGCTTCCTTGAGCGTGTATGACGATAAGTCATAGGCGCTTTTTTAATTGAAAGGACTAAGACTATGAGTAATAACTGTAAATTTCGGGTAAAGAATAATGAATTTAATTAAAAGGAGACTGTTAACCATGCCGTATTTAATGAAAGTGTATGTTGTTGGAAGGGACAAACCTGTTTATGAATCAGAGCGACCGGATGATGATGTGAAAAAAGCAGTTAGGGCGATTGATGAATCTTTGTCGAATAACCAATTCGTGTCTTTCGGTATGATGGGGGAAGAAGAGGTTATTGTGGGCTCTCGCAATGTAACACATATTGAAATCACAGCCCTTCAAAAAGAGTGACACGAGGGTAGCCATGTGGCTGCTCTATTGGAAGCTTAACGTGGTATAGGGTAGGCAATAATCATCTTTTTCTTTGTAGTGTGAAAGTGGTGCTCTAGGTTGATTATTTGATTTTTTCATCTTCGTCAGCAAGTGGATCCACCCAATCTTCTCTTTCCCATTCACGCGGTTTTCCTACCTCACTTGGGAAGGATCTAAAAAAGGTTACTAATAAAGCAACAGGTAGAGCTGAAATTACTATAAGAGGTTCTATTTCGAAAGAATTTCTTTTTCCTTGCAAGTAAAAGATGTATTCCGAACCGTGATAAGAAATAAAGAGGCCAATCGTCATTCCAACAATGTTTGTAATTTTTCGCATCAGTATCCTCCAATTTATGGATACTTTTATTGTAAATGTTCGTTAATCGAGTGTCTACAAGAGTTCAATTTAAAGTTAAAACAAAATAAGGAAACACTTTTTAATGCCATTGAAATAGGGGAATATTGCTGAATCAAAATATCTACATTTTGTAACCATGTTGAGTTCTATATAGAGTGTCAACATTTATTAGATGATCGGCCACAAAACCAAAAGATTTCTTCAAAAGTTGATTTTGTTAAACTGAAAAAGGCCATTATTGAAGAAGATAGGCTGTTCCTAGACTTCGTAAAAAACTGCCCTTTTGGGAAGAATCGAATTATGAAAGTCTAGTAGAAACGTATCGTTTGTTGCTTAGGCAGTAGATAGGTTAGTAACGATTCGAAGATATCATTTTCCATGATCGCTCCATCAGGGAATGGCCGACATGATATTGTGTAATGGTGTAGGATCTTTTTTCAAAATAGTATGGATAGCCCGCACCTGATTTTAATAGGTGCGGGCTTTTGGGGCAATGTTCGAAGACGCTAATCCAATAATTTGTCTAGTTCTTTTTTGACGATGGTGGCCTCGGAGCCTAGGACGATTTGTACGTTGTTTTTATCGATTTTAATGACGCCGTGGGCACCTGTTTGCTTAATGCGAGCGACGTCCACGATTTCTGTATCGTGGAGTTCGAGACGAAGGCGCGTCATGCAGTTATCATTCGTGATAACGTTTTCTTTTCCGCCGATAAATTGCAACACTTTCTTGGCCATGTACTCGTGGTTGGAATGGGACAACTTCAACTCTTTCTCGTCCTCTGAAGATTGCTCGCCAAAGTCCAGCTCTTTTTCTCGGCCAATAAGGGGGATGTCCTTTTTAACAATCATAAAGTAAAACGTGAAATAGTATAGTGCAAAGAAGGCGAGTCCAACTGGAATAATGAGCAATCCTCGATCTGCGAGGTTCAAGTTTAAGACGAAGTCAATGACTCCAGCTCCCCATGAAAATCCGTGCCTGATTTGCAACAGATAAAGCACAGCTCCTGCCAGCCCGGTGTATACCGCATGCATAAAGTACAACAGCGGAGATGTAAACAAGAATGTAAATTCCACTGGTTCCGTAATCCCCGTAATAAAAGAGGTTCCGGCACCTGAAGCCATTAAAGACTTCGTTTCTTCTTTCTTTTTCCTCGCAGCCCGGGTAATGGCCAGAGCGATGGCCGGTACACCGAACATCATCGTTACAAAAAATCCGCCGATAAAGTATCCGGCCGTAGGGTCGCCGCTTAAAAAGCGGGTAATCTCACCGGTCACAACTTCTCCAGAAGGCGTCTCATATTCCCCCAAGCCGAAATAGACGTACGTATTTACCACATGGTGCAAACCAAATGGAAGCAAGAAGCGGTTTAAGAATCCAAATATGAATACGCCTAGTGCGCCAAGCCCCATCAACGTTTTACTGAACGTATCGATTCCGGCCTGTGCGTATGGCCAAATGAGTGACATCAATCCAGCCACTGGAATCATCGTAAAGATAATAACTGTAATAGGGAATTTTTCTCCGCTGAAAAAGGCCAGCATACTTGGTAGCTTTGTATCTTTAAACTTATTGTAGATGAAGGCAGCGATTAAACCGGCCAATACACCTCCGAAAACGCTCATATTAAGCTCTGGATCCATAATTGTTAATCCTTCTTTTAATACAAGAATGGCCAGAAAACCAGTGAGTGCCGGTATTCCTTTATCTTTCGTTTTTGCAAGCCCCATCGCAATCCCGATCGCAATCAGCGCATCCATCTGAGCCAGAATGACACCGGATGCTTGGAATAGAGGGATGTCCAGCAAGTCCTCGGCACTTAATCGAAGGAGCAGTCCGGCAATTGGCAAAGCAACAATTGGTATCAGCAGCGATTTTCCAAACTTCTGCAAAAAGCTTTTCATCATAGAAGCCTCCCTATCGTCAATAGTGTTTAGATCGATTGATACGTCACCAGTTGAATATCTTTACGTGACCGAACGCGTGTCACGATTTCCTCATCAGTTAAAAATTCCAGTTCGTCCACTCTTGGGAAGGTAAACGAAGAGCTAGCCAAAAGTTCTTTGTCTAAATAGGCCGGATGAGACATGACTTCAACCGAATCATTGTTTTTAAATAGATTGTCTAGCGCCTCATCATCTTTTAACGTCGTTTCAATCAAATACGAGAAGGAATCCGTTGTTTTAATTCCTTTCCGCTTCAGTTCCGCTGCAGTTTTCTCCCCCATATTGTTTCGTACCGGTAGTCGATACTCTTGGGCAAGCGTCAAAAATACGTCAGGAATGCTGCCAAAGGAATTGACGTGATGGTGGCTGTCCAAATGCGTCGGCTCCAGACCGTAGGACAGAAACGTTTCGATCTGCGCTTTCCACTCGGCATAAACCTCGTCGTAATCAATCGTGAACGCTCCCTTATAAAAATCCAGCTTGCGGAAGTTTCCTTGAACATCAACGATCGTTTTGTGGGTATCAAGGAGAGGTCTGCCGCAAGTCAATACAAGATGAACACCAATTCCCAAATTAGGGAATTGGTCGGCAAGCTCGGCTGCGTGGCCTGCTCCTGGCATGTTTGTCATCAAAGTTGTTGAGGTTAAAATGCCTAGCTGGTGCGCATCGACAATTCCGTAGTTAACGCCCCTTGAATAGCCGAAATCATCGGCGTTAATAATTAATTTTTTCATACCGATCATCCTTTTCTTATCTTTAATTTCCAGTAAAGGTCTACTAACAGAGGGACGATTTATTTTAGGTCTGGCCAGTATTCTTTGTTGGCAGCAATGAGATCATCTAATACCGCTTTGGCTGTAGGTACATTGATAACGGTACGGTTTAAAGTAAGAGCTTGTAGCAGTTTCTGGTAGCTTTTCTCAAAGTATGCGTCCACCACCAATTTTTCATAAGCAAATTGGCTCTCTAGCAAACCTTTATAGAAAGTAGGAATAGGGCCTACTACAAATGGTTCGGATCCGTTGCTCGTTAAAAGAGCGGGCACTTCGACCATGGCGTCTGCTGGTAAGTTGGAGATGATGCCGCGATTCTCTACCATTACAATGAATCGTTCGCTCAGGTTGTAAGCCAGCGATTCAGCGGCTTTAATCATGAACACGCCGTGGATATCGACATGGAGTTCCGCGCCAACAGCTGTTCCATTTTGGATGATTAAGTCGCAAAGGTCATGGATGCGTTTTTGGCGGCCTTCGATCACTTGTCTTGCCCTCGTGCGGTTCGGGTCTTCTTTGGCTGCCATTTTGTCAGGGTACAAATAATACTGTAAGTACGTATTAGGAAGAAACTCTGGAAAATCGATGAGCATTTGCCGAGCCATCGCAAACGTATCCTGCCATGATTTGTCATTGGCGATTTCTTGATCTTCTGGTCTGAAACCATTATGAATGATGAGTTGCTTTAGTCGTTCCGTATGGTCGTTACCGTTTTTGTCATATATTTTCGTAAACCAGCCAAAGTGATTGAGGCCAAAATATTCTGGGACGAGCTCCCATACGTCCAGACCAAGGATTTTCGCGTAGCTGATCATGATCGCAATTGGCATGTCGCAAATATTCAGCAAGCGTGTATCTGTCGGAAATTCCCGCTTTAATGCTTCAGCCACAATTGCGGCCGGGTTCGTATAGTTTAAAATCCAAGCATTCGGAGAATGGCGGCGAATGTCTTTTACGAGCTCAATCATATCTCTAATCGAACGCAGACCGTAAGCCATACCCCCTGGACCGCAGGTTTCCTGGCCGACAACGCCGTGCTTTAATGAAATTTGTTCATCCTGCTCTCTCATGGCTAAGCCGCCTGTACGAATTTGAACGAATACGAAGTCTGCATCCTTAAAAGCTTCTTTTTTGTCGGTTGTATAAGAGAAAGACGTCAATTCAGGATAGCGTTCTTTAACAAGAATGTCTGTTGCTTTGGCTGTACGTTCCTGCCGTTCGGCATCAATGTCGTAAAACACCAAATCTTTTAGCGGAAAGCGTTCCTTCTCTTCAATCAAGCTCATCATCATTCCCATCGTGTAAGTGCTTCCACTTCCGGCAATAACCAATCGCTGTCTTTTCATGCTAGCTCCTCCTCGTGTGGTTGCTTGTCTTATAATTCTGTTATAGCACTACAGTGATACAAAATCAATACTAATCTTGTATTAAAGTTGTATCATCGATTTAGCGAACTAATTTAAGAGTGTAATTGACAAACAAATGAATGCTTGAGTTAGGAAGTAATATTCCTGATTGAGTAGGCGTTTTCAAGTATGCTGCGAGTAGAAAGGTAGAAGTTTAAACGGAAAAGATGAAAACAAAATGATTTTTAGGTATAGTTGTATCAAAGACAATACAAATTAAAGATAGAAAAACGGAGGTATTTTTTTCTTGGCTATTCACTCTCCTCTATATAAACAAGTAGCGGAAAAAATTAAAAAGGATATTTTTGCATTAAAATTAAAAAAAGATGAAGCCATCCCTTCCGAAAATAAATTGGTAGAGAAGTATCAAGTAAGCAGAGTTACAATACGGCAGGCGATTAAACTCTTGGTTGAAGAGGGGATTTTATACAGCATCAGAGGTTCCGGCACATATGTAAAAACGGGGAAAATCGAGCAGGACATCTATCGCTTACAAGGCTTCACCGAAGAGATGATTTATTTAAACAAACAGCCCGCTAATGAAATTCTTGATTTTTCTATGCAGGAACCAACTGGGAAAGTGAGAGAAACGTTACAACTGGGAGACGGGGAAAAGGTGTTTTTTATTCGAAGACTGCGGCTAGCGGATAGCGAACCTCTCATTTTGGAGGAGACGTATATGCCAGTTGCGCTGTTTCCTGACCTATCCGTTGAGGTAATGACACGTTCTAAATATGCCTATGTGGAAAAGAAAGGGTACCGTATTAAGGAAAGACAAGGGGAGATTTTCCCATTGCTGCCGGATGAACAGCTTAAGCAAACGTTGAAGCTGGAAGAAGGAGAGCTCGTATTGTTCATGGATCTATGGGCTTATTTTGAAGACGATACGATTTTTGAATACACGAAACTATACTTTAGGAGTGAGAAATACACGTTTAAGTTCACTTCAAAACGAATCTGAATGTTATCGCTCAAAAATCGATAGCGGCCAGGCGTTTCATCATAGCTTCACCCACGTCAAAAAGCGAATTTGACGCGCGGTCATGTGCAACTCGAGCAGTGGTTTCGGTAGCTGGGTGATCTGTAAAGCTTAGCGGAAATCAAGACATTGCTCGTCCTCAAGTCCAGGCATACCTAATCTTGTCGGCAGAGAGCTTAAAAGCGGCATTGCTTACAGCGATCATGTAGAATTTGTAACAGTGCCGTTCCCGACAAATTGCTCCAGGGCTGGTATGTCTCTTTTCAAAAGGCTGCTTGATGATGAAAAGGTGAATGGATGCTGCGTGGCAATATAGTATCCTTACACTGTCGTCTCGGAACAAAACTAGATAGTATGTTCTGAATAAAGCGACATGCCACGCAGCAAACTGAATGGACTGAAAGCTTTGGCTGTAAAAGAGAATGGTTCGTTTTTACGTGTTTTCTTGCTGTAGCTTACTCATTGTCCACTTGCCTGAGATGGCTGATAACATAAGCCAAGGCTCAATGATTAAATTAATCAACACATGAGCAACGATCGGCGCAAATGTACTTCTTCCTGACATTATGTAAAGTGTTGCCAAAAAACACCCTAAAATCGTAGTCGAAATAATGACAGGCAAGACTATTTTCGCGTCACGTCTAAAAATTCCCCAAGCTCCATGGGCGAAACCAAATATGATTCCCGAAAGTATGATTTGCAGAACATCGGACACATGGAAAGACTGTAAGAAATCCATCAATAGATGTCTAAACAAGACCTCCTCGACTATACCTGTAGCCAATGCTGCCCACACTCCAATGATTTTAAGCCATGACATGTTAAAAAGCTGTGCTCTCACAAAGGGTAAGGCAATTATTGTATAGACAACATAACCTATAACAATGATGAAGGTGAATAGCCATACGTAAAAGTCTGCAAATACACCTTCGTGAATCCCCATCCTTGTTTCGATAAAGCGCTTAGGGTTTCCTATAAACCAAGAAAGGATGCTGGTGGTTAACAATATAGAGGTACTAGCCAAAATCCAACCCGTTTTTATTCTATCATGATGTGTAGTTAATTTAGACAACCTACAATTCCCTCACTTTCAGCTATTTTCTTCACTCATTATAGTTTTCGAGTATCATAAATACTATTGCCTGGAGTCATGAAGTCTCTGTTAAAAAATTGACTAAAGTCATTCGTGTATTCAAACTGTCTTTTTCGAACGTAATCATGTAAGTATATTGCTGTAGCACCGAATAAAAAACGCGGCTTTTCGGTAAAATGCGGGCAAGTTAAAAAAGGTGCAAGCCTTCAATGACTGGCTGTGCACCTTTCAGTGTTTATTCTTTTAAGTTATTTTTGATAGACTCAGCCGAATGATACAAGTTTACTAAACTCGATTTGTTGGATGAACTAGATTATGCCCCATTAAAATCGGTAGAATAGCAAACGGTAAAATAGTCGAGGATGTAGGAGGCCGGTTGTAAATTATGCTCTACCTATAGTAGATTGACTGTTTAAGAGTGATTTTTCACAAAGTAAGTGCTACGTCAACAGTAATTATAAAAAAGAATATTCTTTTTTTGTTTAATAAGAGGGCTCTTTTATAAATAGAACAATGGACATGGGTCCATATAGATGTTTATTCGACAGGGATGTCCGCTTTAGAGTCTAAAGACGCATGTCTATAGATATAAAATATATCTTAAAAAAAGGAGTTAAGGATACACTTGTAAAAATAAGGACCCTTATGCGCTGATCCACTAGCAACCGGTTTAATCAGTTAGGGAAATAGACTCTCTTATTTTTCTGTCGCAATATGATAGAATTAAAAATCCATGAAAAGAGGTGAAAAGGTTGAAGGGAAAGTCGTTCATAGTTGTTGCACTCCTATTTAGCACGTTTTTTTTCTTCTTGGAATCATATGCTTTTGCTTATACTGTCCAAACAGGTACAGTAATTACAAATACGAGTTTAAATGTACGCGAGAACCCTAGCAATGATGCACCTGTCATTGGCCAGTTGCAGTCAGGGGCCAAGATAGAGTACGTCGATGTTGGCTATGACTGGGTACGAATTACATACAACGGAAAAGCCGGATATCTTAACAGCCTTTTTATTAAGGAAAACCGGCCAACCAGCCAAGCAACGAGCCATCAAGCAACGAGCCATCAAGCAACGAGCCATCAAGCAACCGCTGTGTCTGGTGTAAATGTTGGCAAGGTAACAGCAAAAAACGGTCTGATCGTTCGTACGCAAGCAAGCACAGATTCCGCAATGCTAGGGAAAATTGATTATGGTTCAAAGGTCGAGTACCGAATCTCAACGGGTGGCTGGGGTCAAATTACTTATAATGGCCAACGGGCGTTTATTGATACTTCCTATTTATCTGGATCTACTAGCAATGAAAATATATCTGGAGCCACCAGTAATGAAAACAAAAGCGTCGACCAGCAAGCTGCTGTAACAGGAACCATTTCCCGTGTTGTCATCGATCCTGGGCATGGCGGTAGGGACCCTGGCGCGAGAGGAAATGGGCTAATCGAGAAAAACATTACGCTCTTGTTCGCTAAACAAATAAAAAAATCTTTACAAGAGAATGGCATAGAGGTTTATTTAACAAGGTCTAGCGATGAGTATGTTTATTTACAAGAAAGGGCTAATATCGCTGATTCGTTCCAAGCAGATCTTTTTCTGAGCATTCACGCAAATGGCCATGAAAATTCGCTTATAAGAGGCATGGAAATTCATTCGTTTGCGCTAAACAACATAGCTTTAAAACTGGAAAATCAGTTCCGTGACTTGCCAAACGCTGTATACCGAGGCCACTACGAGTCCAATTTTTATGTACTCAGAAATACATCAACCCCGTCACTTTTAATTGAATTGGGGTACGTGTCCAACCAAGCTGATGCTGCGCTGTTGCAGTCACAACAATTACAAATTCAAGTTGGCGAGGCAGTAAGGCGTGCATTGCAAAGTTAAATCGTTTCGCCACAAGACTTTAGGAAGTTTTACGCATCTATTTTATAGATGCTTGAGGTTGTCGACAAAGTCGATAACCGCCCTCAGACTGATAGAAAACGCTTGTCAGACGAGGAGTGCAGCCGAGGGAAGATGCGAATAGAACGGGGGTTCATGAGCATATGACCGAGGCAAACGACGAAGTATGCGAGCGTTTGTCTACAGTCTGACGCATCTATTTTATAGATGCGTTTCTTTTTGGCTATCGAGGAGAAGCAGCCTCCACCTCAGTTTAAAAAACACGCACGAAGAATGAGTTTCATTATCGTGTCAACGATGACAATGTTTACTTGCTCCTTATTTTATGCCATTTTTTTGGTCTTTTCAACTAATTCGTTCGATTGTTATTTTTACATCACATAATAAAAAACCCGCTAAGAGCGGGTCGGGGCAGGCAAAATGTTGTTATTACCATAAACATTCATGCAAACAAAACGGTGAAATGAATGAATGTTAGTTATTTAAATCACTAATTCCAGGGCTGTGTTCATTAGGCATTTCAGGAAGTTGTGGAACAGGGAAGCCTTCTGGAGGAGGAGTGACTGAAAACGCGCCTTCGTTTCTGCTTGGAGACTTCCCTTGAAGAATCTCTCCAATTCTTGTTTCGTCTAACCTGAAGTTGAACTGGACGTTATGGTAGCCCATGTCAACAAATTTTCGGCATTCTGGATATTTATTAATGTCGTAATTTGGAATAGGGAATAATTTGCCCCATTCTACGCCAAGTGTTTCAAGTGCTTTCGCAAATGCATTTTGGTGGGCATTATCTCGAACAATTAGAAACGCAAGCGTTTCTCTAAAGGTTGCATTGGAACTCATTTCATAAATACGTGTTTTTTGGAGCACGCCTGTGGATTCCAGCACAACGTTATTAAGCATATCCGCAGCTAAGTTTCCATGACTGTACACCCACGATCCATTCCACGGGTTTCCGGCTGCGTCAAAAGGAAGAGAAGCTTGGGCGCCTATAATATAGTGGTGGGGATTGGCAACTTGTAAGGCAGTATCGAGAGGAGCATGATTGGGGGCTTGATTTCCTACTCCTGGTTCCCCTGATTCGTCAAGTAATGCATTAATGGTCGTTTGGACGAGCTCTACATGGGCAATTTCTTCTAGGAAAACGCCTCGCAACAAATCACGGTATTGCTTATCCTTCCCTCTGAAATTGGAACCTTGGAAGAAATATTGCATCATCGTACGCATTTCTCCATAATGCCCTCCGAGAATTTCTTGAAGGACTTTAGCTGCCGCTGGATCAGGTTTATCAGGCTTAATGATGTTAATTAATTCTTCTTTGTAATAATACAAAGGTATTCCTCCTTATCGGATCATCGTTAAATGCTTTTTTAGTTTGAACAAATTATTTCCAAATATACACTAAATCTACAACCGTTTTTTACGCATAATTGCTAAAGATGTCCAGGGAATATTGTCTTAGAGAAGGCAATTGTTCTTAAAAAACATGAGAGCGGAAATGAAAAAGGAACACGGACGTCTTAATGGATGAATTAGGGGAGAGAAGAGAGAAAAAACGCCCGTCCGTTGTTGCTGATTTTGCGGAAAGTGAAGGTAGAGATGATACAACAACATCAAAAAACATTCCCTATATGAAGAGAAATTATCAGTAAGATAAGAAACATTAAGTCATTCGTGCTTCACGTTCGAAATGTGCAGCGAGCCATGTGCCTTCGCTCATAAACAGTTTAAGAACATGTTCACGGCTTGTTGGCGCCTCTTCGATCCATTTCTGCAGCATGCGGACGATAGGTTTTTTATCCTGAAAATATTGAATAAAAACATCGGACTGTTCATCAAGTTTTGTCGTCCAAACTTGAGAGCGGGCCATCACCATTGAATAGTATGTGCGAATAAGCTTCCGGGCGAAATTTTGCGAAAGTTTTTTGAATTCTTCTGTGGGGGCTGATTGTAATCGGTCAATGGTTCGGTCGAAAACGTCACCAATGTCACCATTAAAACTTATGGCGATCTCGGCAGTAAGTTTGTAGGGGCCGAAGCAGTCTCGAAGATCAGTTCCGTAAATACAAACACAGAGTTCTTTTAGAAAAGCCAGTTCGTAATAGTTGATTGGGTTCATCACATGATCGAGATCTGCCACTGCTATACCAATATCGCGGACTAAATAGCGGTATGTTTCAGTCAGTGTCGTTGAGAGTTTTTTTACTTTCATTTTCTCACTAGCATTTAGTGTACTATTGAACACAGCTAAAAGATCTAAGTCTGACTTAATCGCGATTGCATCTCCTCTTGCGACGCTGCCATAAACATAGACACTGTGTAATTGATTTGGAAATAAGCGGGATAGTTGTTCGACAGAGTGTTGAATGCACGG is a genomic window of Shouchella clausii containing:
- a CDS encoding CPBP family intramembrane glutamic endopeptidase; its protein translation is MSKLTTHHDRIKTGWILASTSILLTTSILSWFIGNPKRFIETRMGIHEGVFADFYVWLFTFIIVIGYVVYTIIALPFVRAQLFNMSWLKIIGVWAALATGIVEEVLFRHLLMDFLQSFHVSDVLQIILSGIIFGFAHGAWGIFRRDAKIVLPVIISTTILGCFLATLYIMSGRSTFAPIVAHVLINLIIEPWLMLSAISGKWTMSKLQQENT
- a CDS encoding 6-phospho-alpha-glucosidase, whose translation is MKRQRLVIAGSGSTYTMGMMMSLIEEKERFPLKDLVFYDIDAERQERTAKATDILVKERYPELTSFSYTTDKKEAFKDADFVFVQIRTGGLAMREQDEQISLKHGVVGQETCGPGGMAYGLRSIRDMIELVKDIRRHSPNAWILNYTNPAAIVAEALKREFPTDTRLLNICDMPIAIMISYAKILGLDVWELVPEYFGLNHFGWFTKIYDKNGNDHTERLKQLIIHNGFRPEDQEIANDKSWQDTFAMARQMLIDFPEFLPNTYLQYYLYPDKMAAKEDPNRTRARQVIEGRQKRIHDLCDLIIQNGTAVGAELHVDIHGVFMIKAAESLAYNLSERFIVMVENRGIISNLPADAMVEVPALLTSNGSEPFVVGPIPTFYKGLLESQFAYEKLVVDAYFEKSYQKLLQALTLNRTVINVPTAKAVLDDLIAANKEYWPDLK
- the chbG gene encoding chitin disaccharide deacetylase, whose translation is MKKLIINADDFGYSRGVNYGIVDAHQLGILTSTTLMTNMPGAGHAAELADQFPNLGIGVHLVLTCGRPLLDTHKTIVDVQGNFRKLDFYKGAFTIDYDEVYAEWKAQIETFLSYGLEPTHLDSHHHVNSFGSIPDVFLTLAQEYRLPVRNNMGEKTAAELKRKGIKTTDSFSYLIETTLKDDEALDNLFKNNDSVEVMSHPAYLDKELLASSSFTFPRVDELEFLTDEEIVTRVRSRKDIQLVTYQSI
- a CDS encoding N-acetylmuramoyl-L-alanine amidase; this translates as MKGKSFIVVALLFSTFFFFLESYAFAYTVQTGTVITNTSLNVRENPSNDAPVIGQLQSGAKIEYVDVGYDWVRITYNGKAGYLNSLFIKENRPTSQATSHQATSHQATSHQATAVSGVNVGKVTAKNGLIVRTQASTDSAMLGKIDYGSKVEYRISTGGWGQITYNGQRAFIDTSYLSGSTSNENISGATSNENKSVDQQAAVTGTISRVVIDPGHGGRDPGARGNGLIEKNITLLFAKQIKKSLQENGIEVYLTRSSDEYVYLQERANIADSFQADLFLSIHANGHENSLIRGMEIHSFALNNIALKLENQFRDLPNAVYRGHYESNFYVLRNTSTPSLLIELGYVSNQADAALLQSQQLQIQVGEAVRRALQS
- a CDS encoding PTS transporter subunit EIIC, which gives rise to MKSFLQKFGKSLLIPIVALPIAGLLLRLSAEDLLDIPLFQASGVILAQMDALIAIGIAMGLAKTKDKGIPALTGFLAILVLKEGLTIMDPELNMSVFGGVLAGLIAAFIYNKFKDTKLPSMLAFFSGEKFPITVIIFTMIPVAGLMSLIWPYAQAGIDTFSKTLMGLGALGVFIFGFLNRFLLPFGLHHVVNTYVYFGLGEYETPSGEVVTGEITRFLSGDPTAGYFIGGFFVTMMFGVPAIALAITRAARKKKEETKSLMASGAGTSFITGITEPVEFTFLFTSPLLYFMHAVYTGLAGAVLYLLQIRHGFSWGAGVIDFVLNLNLADRGLLIIPVGLAFFALYYFTFYFMIVKKDIPLIGREKELDFGEQSSEDEKELKLSHSNHEYMAKKVLQFIGGKENVITNDNCMTRLRLELHDTEIVDVARIKQTGAHGVIKIDKNNVQIVLGSEATIVKKELDKLLD
- a CDS encoding GntR family transcriptional regulator encodes the protein MAIHSPLYKQVAEKIKKDIFALKLKKDEAIPSENKLVEKYQVSRVTIRQAIKLLVEEGILYSIRGSGTYVKTGKIEQDIYRLQGFTEEMIYLNKQPANEILDFSMQEPTGKVRETLQLGDGEKVFFIRRLRLADSEPLILEETYMPVALFPDLSVEVMTRSKYAYVEKKGYRIKERQGEIFPLLPDEQLKQTLKLEEGELVLFMDLWAYFEDDTIFEYTKLYFRSEKYTFKFTSKRI
- a CDS encoding manganese catalase family protein codes for the protein MYYYKEELINIIKPDKPDPAAAKVLQEILGGHYGEMRTMMQYFFQGSNFRGKDKQYRDLLRGVFLEEIAHVELVQTTINALLDESGEPGVGNQAPNHAPLDTALQVANPHHYIIGAQASLPFDAAGNPWNGSWVYSHGNLAADMLNNVVLESTGVLQKTRIYEMSSNATFRETLAFLIVRDNAHQNAFAKALETLGVEWGKLFPIPNYDINKYPECRKFVDMGYHNVQFNFRLDETRIGEILQGKSPSRNEGAFSVTPPPEGFPVPQLPEMPNEHSPGISDLNN
- a CDS encoding DUF4177 domain-containing protein, whose protein sequence is MEYNTILLPVADSKKNTAQIGDTLNEMAKEGWELITLEAQQSYGGTDGNLAVFKRNT
- a CDS encoding nucleotidyltransferase domain-containing protein, encoding MTYLQAGYGLDNNGYISSDVSIHKIPEVYEPCIQHSVEQLSRLFPNQLHSVYVYGSVARGDAIAIKSDLDLLAVFNSTLNASEKMKVKKLSTTLTETYRYLVRDIGIAVADLDHVMNPINYYELAFLKELCVCIYGTDLRDCFGPYKLTAEIAISFNGDIGDVFDRTIDRLQSAPTEEFKKLSQNFARKLIRTYYSMVMARSQVWTTKLDEQSDVFIQYFQDKKPIVRMLQKWIEEAPTSREHVLKLFMSEGTWLAAHFEREARMT